A region from the uncultured Holophaga sp. genome encodes:
- a CDS encoding cation diffusion facilitator family transporter, translated as MSHEHGHEHALPASPSRVFTLAIGLNLAFVLVEWVFGVHAHSLALIADAGHNLSDVLGLALAWLAVALTRRQPSGRFTYGWGRSSILAALFNGLLLAATIGGICWEAIRRFFAPPSIHATTVIWVAVAGIVLNTATALLFLRDRHHDLNLRGAFLHMATDALVSVGVVIGALLVIWTGRNWIDPLLSLVISLVILLGTWDLLKKSMVLVLDGVPHAIELPEVRSFLESWPEVDQIHDLHIWAMSTTENALSAHLVMAEGAPAPDLAELGHELHHRFRIGHPTLQVEWGGPLHPCREGHR; from the coding sequence TTGAGCCACGAGCACGGGCATGAGCATGCCCTGCCCGCCAGTCCGTCCCGGGTCTTCACCCTGGCCATCGGCCTCAACTTGGCCTTTGTCCTGGTGGAGTGGGTCTTCGGGGTCCATGCCCACTCCCTGGCCCTCATCGCGGATGCGGGGCACAACCTCAGCGATGTGCTGGGGCTGGCCCTGGCCTGGCTGGCCGTGGCCCTGACCAGACGGCAGCCCTCCGGGCGCTTCACCTACGGGTGGGGCCGGTCCTCCATCCTGGCGGCCCTCTTCAATGGCCTGCTCCTGGCTGCCACCATCGGGGGCATCTGCTGGGAAGCCATCCGCCGATTCTTCGCCCCTCCGTCCATCCACGCCACCACGGTCATCTGGGTGGCCGTGGCCGGGATCGTCCTCAACACAGCCACAGCCCTGCTCTTCCTCCGGGATCGTCACCACGACCTGAACCTCCGGGGGGCCTTCCTCCACATGGCCACGGATGCCCTCGTCTCCGTAGGGGTGGTCATCGGGGCCCTTCTGGTGATCTGGACAGGCCGGAACTGGATCGATCCCCTGCTGAGCCTGGTCATCTCCCTGGTCATCCTGCTCGGCACCTGGGACCTCCTCAAGAAGTCCATGGTGCTTGTCCTCGATGGGGTCCCCCACGCCATCGAGCTGCCGGAGGTCCGGAGCTTCCTGGAGTCCTGGCCGGAGGTCGACCAGATCCACGACCTCCATATCTGGGCGATGAGCACCACCGAGAACGCCCTCAGCGCCCACCTCGTCATGGCCGAAGGGGCTCCAGCCCCTGACCTGGCCGAGCTGGGGCATGAGCTGCACCACCGCTTCCGCATCGGACACCCGACCCTCCAGGTGGAGTGGGG